A genomic window from Quercus lobata isolate SW786 chromosome 10, ValleyOak3.0 Primary Assembly, whole genome shotgun sequence includes:
- the LOC115965888 gene encoding uncharacterized GPI-anchored protein At4g28100, translated as MSSNPPFFTFFLVFFLSILLPTFLGLPNPDPASIQSFLPNPSPQATIPAFPEQSNVVGCPLDLPDELFHGINTACSATDGQLHHSRCCPVLAAWLYSAYSSTALGRASRVSSTANSTTPSYDMPLLPDDSETCVEDLGKALKGRGIELTRPNETCDLVYCYCGIRLHPLSCPEAFSVNQQGKLVGDENVKRLEKDCLSSSTNVNEFPGLGGCSKCLNSLYLLNKKKTFNSSKSEDRTTKMHNKDCQLMGMTWLLAKNRTAYIHTVSAVLRAIMLSKDGSDPQSCTLNSDGMPLAVDSYEISSHSSSNTLRAPIFSMLSLCLLYMFCIVLSTHFY; from the exons atgtcCTCCAACCCAcctttctttactttcttcttAGTTTTCTTCCTCTCAATTCTCTTGCCCACTTTTCTGGGTCTTCCCAACCCGGACCCGGCTTCAATCCAATCATTCCTCCCAAACCCATCTCCACAAGCAACAATTCCTGCATTCCCTGAACAATCCAATGTAGTTGGGTGCCCATTAGACCTCCCAGATGAGCTTTTCCATGGCATAAACACTGCTTGTAGTGCCACCGATGGTCAGCTCCATCATAGCCGATGCTGTCCTGTACTTGCTGCTTGGCTCTACTCAGCTTACTCTTCCACAGCCCTTGGAAGAGCAAGTAGAGTTAGCAGCACAGCCAATAGCACCACCCCATCCTATGACATGCCACTTCTGCCTGATGATTCAGAAACATGTGTGGAGGACTTGGGAAAAGCACTCAAGGGGAGAGGGATTGAGTTAACAAGACCCAATGAGACTTGTGACTTGGTGTACTGTTATTGTGGAATAAGGTTACACCCATTGAGTTGTCCTGAAGCTTTTTCAGTGAACCAGCAAGGGAAGCTTGTTGGGGATGAGAATGTGAAGAGGTTAGAGAAAGATTGCTTGAGTAGTAGCACCAATGTGAATGAATTCCCAGGTCTTGGTGGGTGCTCCAAGTGCTTGAATAGTCTCTATCTG CTTAACAAGAAGAAAACTTTCAATTCAAGCAAATCAGAGGACAGGACCACCAAAATGCACAACAAAGATTGTCAACTAATGGGTATGACATGGCTCCTTGCCAAGAATCGAACGGCATACATTCACACAGTTTCAGCAGTCTTACGAGCTATCATGTTGAGCAAAGATGGTTCCGATCCCCAGTCGTGCACTCTCAACAGCGATGGAATGCCTCTAGCCGTTGATTCGTATGAAATCTCCAGTCATTCATCATCAAACACCCTTAGAGCACCCATTTTCAGCATGTTATCACTTTGTTTGCTATATATGTTTTGCATTGTATTGTCCACCCATTTTTACTAG